A single window of Leishmania panamensis strain MHOM/PA/94/PSC-1 chromosome 35 sequence DNA harbors:
- a CDS encoding hypothetical protein (TriTrypDB/GeneDB-style sysID: LpmP.35.6170), whose product MEQESRAIAEGVAGSSDLATAEVTLKPSANCSRFERHLMQALQRADALSPTSSNLDFSIPAVGPGVCGDGLSLVTPPSNPPSIDPALTLSHSSESDQVASTMPCESGGSPNDGTAAAVQQRALRAREKEVVHLRRTIQELSSQLNCVLTTLDQRADTSAELETLKKTCEEEAVQHEKGMRCARLEMLESRVKYRTMEEHLAATYEADVHARATELLEPHTKEVHDKNFELLKEKIMLTQEVSMVRAEYKDLRDTYVRLKRQTDLDGGATREMLQRSVSQKDQIASLRQLVKTTEDNLNAVVAEYEEKLLTDSKTQQAVIQSLTRERDAARRDALQLRHELQQLRSAAGNVLAQRSELETFFYAALEEVRVGVVEERRQLLLENTPAARITNARQVPPAHTMSSLLRLEGPERLLLTDGANPALLTSSPSTSWTVERKSFPKRIAAVSLRNAQPAARVAAASSTSSARRFASPLLPTRSQHDAAVSTSADQGGWRRTAVDVDSAFRLGTKTAQESHGASSPAAREEHGGLDTAEEVSFPLLKSLPSAPAWRDAKRVDIKDLCWVDKERVIQLLFKRIRQEGQRQAILSQRAALLKDSFVEKAETVAAVEGLSCDTKEISRSSLTFLTQQ is encoded by the coding sequence TTCGATACCAGCCGTGGGCCCGGGCGTTTGCGGAGACGGGCTCTCCCTCGTGACACCCCCGAGCAACCCACCTTCCATCGATCCAGCACTCACTCTGTCGCATTCCTCTGAAAGCGATCAAGTGGCGTCAACGATGCCCTGCGAGTCCGGCGGCAGCCCAAACgacggcaccgcagcggcggtgcagcagcgcgcgcttcgtgcgagggagaaggaagtcGTTCATCTGCGGCGCACCATTCAGGAGCTCAGCAGCCAACTTAACTGCGTGCTCACCACGCTTGATCAGCGCGCCGACACATCGGCTGAGCTAGAGACGCTGAAAAAGACgtgcgaggaggaagcggtACAACACGAGAAAGGGATGCGGTGCGCCCGCCTGGAAATGCTAGAGAGTCGGGTCAAGTACCGTACCATGGAGGAGCACCTGGCTGCGACCTACGAAGCCGACGTGCACGCCAGAGCGACGGAGCTGCTCGAGCCACACACAAAGGAGGTGCATGACAAGAATTTCGAGCTGCTCAAGGAGAAGATCATGCTAACGCAGGAGGTCTCAATGGTACGCGCAGAATACAAGGACTTGCGCGATACGTACGTGCGCCTGAAGCGTCAGACCGACctcgacggcggtgccacccGCGAGATGCTTCAGCGCAGTGTCTCTCAGAAGGATCAAATCGCCTCCCTCCGACAGCTGGTTAAAACCACCGAAGACAACCTCAATGCTGTTGTCGCCGAATATGAAGAGAAACTCCTCACGGATAGCAAGACACAGCAGGCGGTGATTCAATCACTGACGCGGGAGCGGGATGCGGCGCGGCGAGACGCACTGCAACTCCGgcacgagctgcagcagctgcgaagTGCGGCTGGCAACGTGCTAGCGCAGCGCTCTGAGCTCGAGACGTTTTTTTATGCCGCATTGGAAgaggtgcgtgtgggtgtcgtCGAAGAGCGTCGCCAGTTGCTGCTGGAGAATacgccggcggcgcgcaTCACCAACGCAAGGCAGGTTCCTCCAGCGCACACCATGTCTTCTCTGTTGCGACTAGAGGGACCTGAGCGACTTCTGTTGACCGACGGTGCGAATCCTGCACTGTTGACATCATCGCCTTCGACGAGTTGGACGGTTGAACGCAAGAGCTTTCCAAAACGCATCGCTGCAGTCTCCTTGCGGAACGCGCAGCCGGCAGCGAgggtcgccgctgcctcgtcgACAAGCTCAGCGCGGCGCTTCGCGTCCCCTCTCTTGCCCACAAGAAGTCAGCACGACGCGGCGGTAAGCACATCAGCCGACCAAGGCGGGTGGCGTCGTACCGCTGTTGATGTCGACAGCGCATTTCGACTTGGAACGAAGACTGCGCAGGAGAGCCATGGCGCTTCCTCCCCGGCTGCACGAGAGGAACACGGTGGACTGGACACAGCCGAGGAGGTCAGCTTCCCACTCCTCAAGAGCTTGCCCAGCGCCCCAGCCTGGCGAGACGCAAAGAGGGTTGACATAAAGGATCTGTGCTGGGTGGACAAGGAGCGCGTTATTCAGCTACTGTTTAAACGTATCCGACAAGAGGGACAGCGGCAGGCAATACTGTCGCAACGCGCGGCTCTCCTAAAAGACTCCTTTGTGGAGAAGGCCGAAACGGTCGCAGCGGTAGAGGGGCTGTCTTGCGATACTAAAGAGATTAGCCGAAGCTCCCTGACGTTTCTGACGCAGCAGTAG